From the genome of Hathewaya histolytica, one region includes:
- a CDS encoding ASKHA domain-containing protein, which yields MDTIKVYPEGKVIEYRKGEKLLDILQDSGVILESPCGGNGTCGKCKVKILSGEFNEITEEEKRRLKKEELENGVRLSCLITPKGNVEVELLNAKSKKHKILSEGYIPNFKLGPTISKEVITLEKPTLENNISYEELLEKTLGKSVKLQDPEFLQELSNSFIEETATVVYSGEEIIGIEKGDTRDKLYGAAVDIGTTTVVLSLIDLTTGLEVGAETAINPQKEYGLDVLSRIEFVKKKPEGRKILHRAIINCLNELLESLCDTNHIDIENVYEICIGANATMMHLLLDIDTRAIGKSPYATVFSREKYLYGRTIGLKGSKFNKLYCLPGVSSYIGADIVAGAVVSRLKHTNENILFIDIGTNGEIILSKKGELTSCSCAAGPALEGANISCGMRAAEGAIEGIQISKEDGRVDIQVIADEKPVGICGSGILEVIAELWENRIIVKSGRIKKASDLEKEGYTEVSKRVIEEDKKRKFVILEGEEPIVITQEDIRQVQLAKGAISSGFYALLDLMEITMDDLQKVVIAGQFGKHLKISSLTGTGIIPEKLRDRIEYIGNSSKTGALMCLLSKDIREEMEKTAKDIKYFELSTKEGYEKLFTKCITF from the coding sequence ATGGACACTATAAAGGTTTACCCTGAAGGGAAGGTTATAGAGTACAGAAAAGGGGAAAAGCTTTTAGATATTTTGCAAGATAGTGGGGTTATACTAGAAAGTCCTTGCGGAGGAAATGGAACTTGTGGAAAATGTAAAGTCAAGATTCTAAGTGGAGAATTTAATGAAATAACTGAAGAAGAAAAAAGACGCCTTAAAAAAGAGGAGTTAGAAAACGGCGTAAGGTTAAGTTGCCTTATTACACCTAAAGGAAATGTAGAAGTAGAACTATTAAATGCTAAGAGTAAAAAGCATAAGATATTATCAGAAGGATATATTCCAAACTTTAAATTAGGTCCTACTATAAGTAAAGAAGTGATAACTTTAGAAAAGCCTACACTAGAAAATAATATTTCATATGAAGAACTTTTAGAAAAAACTTTAGGAAAAAGTGTTAAATTGCAAGATCCAGAATTTTTACAGGAGTTAAGCAATTCTTTTATAGAAGAAACTGCTACTGTTGTTTATTCAGGAGAAGAGATAATAGGTATTGAGAAAGGTGATACTAGAGATAAGCTTTATGGAGCTGCCGTAGATATAGGTACAACTACTGTAGTGCTTTCCTTAATAGACTTAACTACAGGATTAGAAGTTGGGGCAGAGACAGCAATAAATCCTCAAAAGGAATATGGATTAGATGTTCTATCTAGAATAGAATTTGTAAAAAAGAAACCAGAGGGACGAAAAATATTACATAGAGCTATTATAAATTGTTTAAATGAGCTATTAGAAAGTTTATGTGATACAAATCATATAGATATTGAGAATGTATATGAGATTTGTATAGGGGCAAATGCAACAATGATGCATTTACTTTTAGATATAGATACTCGTGCTATAGGAAAATCTCCATATGCTACAGTGTTTTCAAGGGAGAAATATTTATATGGAAGAACTATTGGTTTAAAAGGGTCAAAGTTTAATAAATTATATTGTCTTCCAGGGGTTTCTAGTTATATAGGAGCTGACATTGTAGCGGGGGCTGTGGTTTCGAGGTTAAAGCATACAAATGAAAATATATTATTTATTGATATAGGTACCAATGGAGAGATTATATTATCTAAGAAAGGAGAATTAACTTCTTGTTCTTGTGCAGCTGGACCAGCTTTAGAAGGAGCTAATATTAGTTGTGGTATGAGAGCAGCAGAGGGGGCAATTGAAGGTATTCAAATATCTAAGGAAGATGGAAGAGTAGATATTCAAGTAATTGCCGATGAAAAACCAGTAGGCATTTGTGGAAGTGGGATATTAGAAGTTATAGCAGAGCTTTGGGAAAATAGGATAATTGTTAAATCGGGAAGGATCAAGAAGGCCTCAGATTTAGAAAAAGAGGGGTATACAGAGGTTTCAAAGAGGGTTATAGAAGAAGATAAAAAGAGAAAGTTTGTAATCTTAGAGGGGGAAGAGCCTATAGTAATAACTCAAGAGGATATAAGACAAGTTCAGTTAGCAAAAGGAGCTATATCTTCAGGATTCTATGCATTACTAGATCTTATGGAAATTACTATGGATGATTTACAAAAAGTTGTTATTGCTGGCCAATTTGGAAAACACCTAAAGATAAGTAGTTTAACTGGAACAGGAATAATTCCTGAGAAACTTAGAGATAGAATAGAGTATATAGGAAACTCTTCAAAGACGGGAGCATTAATGTGTCTTTTATCAAAAGATATAAGAGAAGAGATGGAGAAGACAGCAAAGGACATAAAATATTTTGAACTATCTACAAAAGAAGGATACGAAAAATTATTTACTAAGTGCATAACCTTCTAA
- a CDS encoding CobW family GTP-binding protein, giving the protein MVKVHIISGFLGAGKTSFIKKFICLLDGEKTAILENEFGEVSIDGGIIEKEGYDVIELPSGCICCSLKTNFYDALEKIVEDINPENIIIEPTGLGILSEILNILNMEPFKEKCRVESLITIVDGENYLEQEEIFGEFFKDQIANAKVLFVSKVDKISESTLNKIIKSLREINKSAYITDGNIEKINIDQLQRLLNTEEIEINYSFNHGAKAYIEGFHSSGFKLDKYFLKEELENKLKVLKSGNYGEIYRAKGILKGDKSNLEFNYVNGNYVVTTSNLEVSFRICIIGKDLNESRLKLLFDKKDTSSIKRGDGFIVK; this is encoded by the coding sequence TTGGTAAAAGTTCATATAATATCAGGATTTTTAGGTGCTGGTAAAACTAGTTTTATTAAAAAATTTATATGCTTATTAGATGGTGAAAAAACAGCAATTTTAGAAAATGAGTTTGGAGAGGTGTCTATTGATGGAGGTATTATTGAAAAAGAAGGCTATGATGTTATAGAACTTCCAAGTGGATGTATATGTTGTAGCTTGAAGACTAATTTCTACGATGCATTAGAAAAGATTGTAGAAGATATCAATCCTGAAAATATAATAATAGAACCTACTGGACTTGGTATTTTAAGTGAAATACTAAATATTTTAAATATGGAGCCATTCAAAGAAAAGTGTAGGGTGGAATCTTTAATTACCATTGTAGATGGTGAGAACTATTTAGAACAAGAAGAGATTTTTGGGGAGTTTTTTAAGGATCAGATAGCTAATGCAAAAGTTTTATTTGTAAGTAAAGTAGATAAAATATCTGAAAGTACATTAAATAAAATTATAAAGTCTTTAAGAGAAATAAACAAAAGTGCCTATATCACTGATGGAAATATAGAAAAAATTAACATAGATCAATTACAAAGGCTTTTAAATACCGAGGAAATTGAAATAAACTATTCTTTTAATCATGGTGCAAAGGCATATATTGAGGGTTTTCATAGTTCAGGATTTAAGTTAGATAAGTACTTTTTAAAAGAAGAATTAGAAAATAAGTTAAAGGTTTTAAAAAGTGGCAATTATGGTGAAATATATAGAGCAAAGGGAATTTTAAAAGGAGATAAGTCAAATTTAGAGTTTAACTATGTAAATGGTAATTATGTAGTTACAACTTCAAACTTAGAGGTTTCTTTTAGAATTTGTATAATAGGAAAAGATTTAAATGAGTCTAGATTAAAATTGTTATTTGATAAAAAGGATACGTCCTCTATAAAAAGGGGAGATGGATTTATAGTGAAGTAG
- a CDS encoding uroporphyrinogen decarboxylase family protein, whose product MDNKINFKCVGDNLESIPESVQEDTGLTFPEVHTNGEDMAVLSKALKEDKDDIVCRLPFCNTVEAEAIGAHIKLGDFKTGPRVSEYKFNSIEQLDSIQEIDLEHGRIKEVLKAVKILNESGETVVLNIEGPFTIISSLIDSMIFYKAIRKNKEVVEKFINSIEHSIVKYAKEGIKNGAKVISYGDPVGALDIVGPKVYKEVSAKSSMRILKELEKETGDTIIHLCGKTSAAFENMGFSNSERIEYDNNKTYGEGIFSVVKERQDVKFIGHGCIKRTPLKLKDNGVYKINL is encoded by the coding sequence TTGGATAATAAAATAAATTTTAAATGTGTTGGGGATAATTTAGAGAGCATACCAGAGAGTGTGCAAGAGGATACTGGTTTAACTTTTCCTGAAGTTCATACAAATGGAGAGGACATGGCAGTCTTATCTAAAGCACTAAAAGAAGATAAAGATGATATAGTGTGTAGGCTTCCATTTTGTAATACAGTAGAGGCAGAGGCCATAGGTGCCCATATAAAGCTTGGAGATTTTAAAACAGGACCAAGGGTTTCCGAATATAAATTTAATTCTATAGAACAGTTAGATAGTATACAGGAAATAGATTTAGAACACGGCAGAATAAAAGAAGTCTTAAAGGCTGTTAAAATTTTAAATGAAAGTGGAGAAACTGTAGTTTTAAATATAGAAGGACCTTTTACTATTATTTCTTCCCTAATTGATTCTATGATATTTTACAAGGCGATTAGAAAAAATAAAGAAGTAGTAGAAAAGTTTATAAATTCCATAGAGCATAGTATAGTTAAATATGCAAAAGAGGGAATAAAAAATGGAGCTAAAGTTATATCCTATGGAGATCCTGTAGGAGCTTTAGATATAGTAGGACCAAAGGTGTATAAAGAGGTTAGTGCAAAATCAAGTATGAGAATCTTAAAGGAACTAGAAAAGGAAACAGGAGATACGATTATTCATTTATGTGGAAAAACTTCGGCTGCTTTTGAAAACATGGGATTTAGCAACTCTGAAAGAATAGAATATGATAATAATAAAACTTATGGGGAAGGTATATTTAGTGTAGTAAAAGAAAGACAAGATGTGAAGTTTATAGGTCATGGATGTATAAAAAGAACACCTTTAAAACTTAAGGATAATGGTGTTTATAAAATAAATTTATAA
- a CDS encoding double-cubane-cluster-containing anaerobic reductase — MSNLPKAFNEFSEARRNGFIKVKELKDSGKHIVGTFCTFTPTEIIYAADAIPVSLCGVSEEPIPEAEKHLPKNLCPLIKSSYGFALSEKCPYTYFSDILVGETTCDGKKKMYEYLSKLKPMHVMQLPQAIDREHAFKVWRNEIIIFKERLEKEFGIEITEEDIKEAISTKNEERRLLREFYELGKLVPPAISGCEMQTVLEGVGFTLDKKEQNKRIRGMIDKIKDQYENEGKKVDKEAKRILVTGCPIGGAATKVVEIIEQSGGVVVCFENCGGVKEKARLVDEDKDIYDALTEKYLNIGCSVMAPNDNRVALIDDLIDEYQVDGVIDVILQACHTYNVETYRIKEFVTGEKEKPYMSVETDYSQADTGQLKTRIAAFIEML; from the coding sequence ATGTCTAATTTACCAAAGGCATTTAATGAATTTAGTGAGGCAAGAAGGAATGGATTTATAAAAGTTAAGGAACTAAAAGATAGTGGAAAACACATAGTAGGAACATTTTGTACATTTACACCAACAGAGATTATATATGCAGCTGATGCTATACCAGTATCATTATGTGGGGTTAGTGAAGAACCAATTCCAGAAGCTGAAAAACATCTTCCAAAAAACTTATGTCCATTAATTAAATCATCTTATGGATTCGCACTAAGTGAAAAATGTCCATATACATATTTTTCAGATATATTAGTTGGAGAAACCACTTGTGACGGTAAGAAAAAAATGTATGAGTATTTAAGTAAGCTTAAACCTATGCATGTTATGCAGCTTCCACAAGCAATAGATAGGGAACATGCTTTCAAGGTTTGGAGAAATGAAATTATAATATTTAAAGAAAGATTAGAAAAAGAGTTTGGTATAGAAATAACAGAAGAGGATATTAAAGAAGCAATAAGCACTAAGAATGAAGAAAGAAGACTTTTAAGAGAATTTTATGAACTAGGAAAATTAGTACCACCAGCTATATCGGGGTGTGAAATGCAAACTGTTTTAGAGGGAGTAGGCTTTACACTAGATAAGAAGGAACAAAATAAAAGAATAAGAGGAATGATTGATAAAATTAAGGATCAATATGAAAATGAGGGAAAAAAAGTAGATAAAGAAGCTAAAAGAATACTTGTTACAGGTTGCCCAATAGGAGGTGCCGCTACAAAGGTAGTTGAAATAATAGAACAAAGTGGTGGAGTTGTAGTTTGCTTTGAAAACTGTGGTGGAGTTAAAGAAAAGGCTCGTTTAGTAGATGAGGATAAAGATATTTATGATGCTTTAACTGAAAAATATTTAAACATAGGTTGTTCAGTTATGGCACCAAATGATAATAGAGTAGCATTAATAGATGATTTAATAGATGAATATCAAGTAGATGGTGTAATAGATGTAATCTTGCAAGCGTGCCACACTTATAATGTAGAAACCTATAGAATAAAAGAATTTGTAACAGGTGAAAAAGAAAAGCCTTATATGAGCGTAGAAACTGATTATTCACAAGCAGATACAGGGCAATTAAAAACAAGAATAGCAGCATTTATAGAAATGCTATAG
- a CDS encoding double-cubane-cluster-containing anaerobic reductase produces MADYKEMWERLNVDLEKHDQLCEILPELYGSVYMQQENRPEGMNYFNFVVSEVHGLRIQELEEAKEQGRKVVGTFCVFVPDEIILATNAVSVGLCAGSQFWIEGGEKVLPKNLCPLIKAFTGALVDRTCPYFLSCDMLVGETTCDGKKKAWEIISEYKPLHVMDLPQMKRDKDYKMWREEIKLFIDKMEELTGNKVTVENLKKAIDLCNRKRTVLKRLYDLRKHKPTPISGLDSLLISQIAFYDNPERFIEKTNELCDELEDRIKTMEDKGRKRILITGTPMALPNWKLHSIIESLDADVVAEESCTGTRYFENLVSEEGETLEELVQNLGERYLKINCACFTPNHGRVDDVLRYVKEYNVDGVIDYGLSFCHTYSIEGKTIQDKLREENIPVMRIETDYSNEDSGQIKTRIEAFLEIM; encoded by the coding sequence ATGGCGGATTATAAGGAAATGTGGGAAAGGTTAAATGTTGATTTAGAAAAACATGATCAACTATGTGAAATTCTACCAGAACTTTATGGCTCAGTTTATATGCAACAAGAAAATAGACCTGAGGGTATGAACTATTTTAACTTTGTAGTATCAGAGGTCCATGGCCTAAGAATTCAAGAATTAGAGGAAGCTAAAGAACAGGGTAGAAAGGTAGTTGGAACTTTTTGTGTTTTTGTTCCAGATGAAATTATATTAGCTACTAACGCTGTAAGTGTTGGACTTTGTGCAGGCTCTCAATTTTGGATAGAAGGTGGCGAGAAGGTACTACCTAAAAATTTATGTCCATTAATAAAAGCATTTACAGGTGCATTGGTAGATCGTACATGTCCATATTTCCTATCATGTGATATGTTAGTTGGGGAAACTACTTGCGATGGTAAGAAAAAAGCTTGGGAAATTATAAGTGAATATAAGCCTCTACATGTAATGGACTTACCTCAAATGAAAAGGGATAAGGACTATAAAATGTGGAGAGAGGAAATTAAACTTTTCATAGATAAGATGGAAGAGTTAACTGGAAATAAGGTTACAGTAGAAAATCTAAAAAAAGCAATAGACCTTTGTAATAGAAAGAGAACTGTTTTAAAGAGACTTTATGATTTAAGAAAACATAAACCAACACCTATAAGCGGACTAGATTCCTTACTTATATCACAAATTGCTTTCTATGATAACCCTGAAAGATTTATAGAAAAAACTAACGAACTTTGTGATGAATTAGAAGACAGAATAAAGACTATGGAAGACAAGGGAAGAAAGAGAATATTAATCACAGGAACTCCAATGGCTCTTCCAAACTGGAAACTACATTCAATAATTGAAAGCTTAGATGCTGATGTAGTAGCAGAAGAATCTTGTACAGGAACAAGATATTTTGAAAACTTAGTATCAGAAGAAGGGGAAACCTTAGAAGAATTGGTTCAAAATTTAGGTGAAAGATATTTAAAAATAAATTGTGCATGTTTTACACCAAATCATGGAAGAGTTGATGATGTATTAAGGTATGTAAAAGAATATAATGTAGATGGGGTTATAGATTACGGTTTATCTTTCTGTCATACATACTCTATAGAAGGAAAGACTATTCAGGATAAATTAAGAGAAGAAAATATTCCAGTAATGAGAATAGAGACTGATTATTCAAATGAAGATTCAGGCCAAATTAAAACAAGAATAGAAGCTTTCTTAGAAATAATGTAA
- a CDS encoding DUF3343 domain-containing protein, with product MEKLEYYILFPNYTEGMKLESILKENKIKYIISPTPRQLSSCCGISIKYEKENEGKIKSLVKENKINTEGFFPLKRVIKNFYV from the coding sequence ATGGAAAAATTAGAGTATTATATATTATTCCCTAACTATACAGAGGGAATGAAATTGGAATCAATTTTAAAAGAAAACAAAATTAAGTATATAATTTCACCCACTCCAAGACAACTTTCATCTTGTTGTGGAATTTCTATAAAGTATGAAAAAGAAAACGAAGGGAAAATTAAAAGTTTAGTAAAAGAAAATAAGATTAATACTGAAGGTTTTTTTCCATTAAAAAGGGTTATAAAAAACTTCTATGTATAA
- a CDS encoding acyl-CoA dehydratase activase, producing the protein MHYIGVDIGSTAAKVAIFEEENLKETFTMPTGWSSVETAKIIKTRIEDMGIKEGEYKVIATGYGRVSVPYADKTVTEITCHGKGAYYLSSQDCTVIDIGGQDTKVITIENGMVTDFIMNDKCSAGTGRFMEIMANVLSVDINTLCDLASKGGGVTISSMCTVFAESEVISLIGRGEKKEDIAFAIIDSIVNKVKSLCGRHSSGNIYYLTGGLCECDYVLESLSSKLGKPIKTSPKARYAGAIGAALLAKKIK; encoded by the coding sequence ATGCATTACATAGGTGTGGATATAGGCTCTACAGCTGCAAAAGTTGCAATATTTGAAGAAGAAAATTTAAAGGAAACATTCACTATGCCAACGGGATGGAGTAGTGTTGAGACTGCTAAAATCATAAAGACTAGAATTGAAGACATGGGTATAAAAGAAGGAGAGTACAAGGTGATTGCAACAGGTTATGGAAGGGTATCTGTACCTTATGCAGATAAAACCGTAACGGAGATTACCTGTCATGGAAAAGGAGCTTATTACTTAAGTTCCCAGGATTGTACCGTTATAGATATAGGTGGACAAGATACTAAGGTAATAACTATAGAAAATGGTATGGTTACAGACTTTATAATGAATGATAAGTGTTCAGCAGGAACAGGAAGGTTTATGGAGATAATGGCAAATGTGTTAAGTGTAGATATTAACACTCTTTGTGACCTTGCATCAAAAGGTGGAGGAGTTACTATAAGTTCCATGTGTACGGTTTTCGCAGAATCTGAAGTTATTAGCTTAATTGGTAGAGGGGAAAAGAAAGAAGACATAGCTTTTGCCATTATAGACTCTATAGTTAATAAGGTTAAATCACTATGTGGTAGACATTCATCAGGAAATATTTATTACTTAACAGGTGGACTTTGCGAGTGTGATTATGTATTAGAGAGTCTTTCAAGTAAACTTGGAAAACCTATAAAAACATCACCAAAAGCCAGATATGCAGGAGCAATAGGGGCAGCACTTTTAGCTAAAAAGATAAAGTAA
- a CDS encoding uroporphyrinogen decarboxylase family protein encodes MSNDAMTPIERAIALGKGESVDRLPCNPNIANGVARIYGCKISEFNKSGKAIAESQIAAYRKFGYDGVRVFTDLFPWAEAMGAKVSFPEDNTADLLEPAITNLNDIDKLKPVNPYKDGRLPIHVDAMKYLIDGVGKEVPCAGGVVGPFTNAFFLVGVPVMTKLMFKNPELVHKLCAVSLQTCKNYVDAIVECGLTPTISEPMSSCTVVSPKHFREFSLPYLRELIGYINSKGKGVTIHICGKTEAIWENLVDCNIAGLSIDNVASLENCKNMVGHRVKILGNIDPASVMYGGKPEDVRKAVIECVKQGYNSKKGYVIMSGCSLPVETSFDNIQAMMDTAREIGYPVTNEKLSLL; translated from the coding sequence ATGTCGAACGATGCTATGACGCCTATAGAGAGGGCAATTGCTTTAGGTAAGGGGGAGTCTGTTGATAGGTTACCTTGTAATCCCAATATTGCCAATGGGGTTGCTAGGATTTATGGTTGTAAGATTTCTGAGTTTAATAAAAGTGGTAAGGCCATTGCTGAATCTCAAATAGCAGCTTATAGAAAATTTGGATATGACGGTGTTAGGGTATTTACTGATCTTTTTCCTTGGGCTGAAGCCATGGGAGCTAAGGTTTCTTTTCCAGAGGATAATACTGCAGATTTATTAGAGCCTGCTATAACTAATTTAAATGATATAGATAAATTAAAGCCTGTTAATCCATATAAGGATGGTAGACTTCCAATACATGTGGATGCCATGAAGTATTTAATAGATGGTGTAGGGAAAGAGGTTCCTTGTGCTGGAGGAGTTGTAGGACCTTTTACTAATGCATTTTTCCTTGTTGGGGTTCCTGTTATGACAAAACTTATGTTTAAAAATCCAGAACTTGTACATAAGTTGTGTGCTGTATCTCTTCAAACTTGTAAAAACTATGTAGATGCTATTGTAGAGTGCGGTCTTACACCAACAATTTCGGAACCCATGTCATCATGTACTGTAGTAAGTCCAAAACATTTTAGAGAATTTTCACTTCCTTATTTAAGAGAATTAATAGGATATATAAATTCTAAAGGAAAAGGAGTAACTATTCATATATGTGGCAAAACAGAAGCTATATGGGAAAACTTAGTAGATTGTAATATTGCAGGACTTAGTATAGATAATGTAGCTAGTTTAGAAAATTGTAAAAACATGGTTGGGCATAGAGTTAAGATTCTTGGAAATATAGATCCTGCGTCAGTAATGTATGGTGGAAAGCCTGAAGATGTAAGAAAAGCAGTAATAGAATGTGTAAAACAAGGATATAATTCTAAAAAAGGTTATGTAATCATGTCAGGATGTAGTCTTCCAGTAGAAACATCTTTTGATAATATACAAGCTATGATGGATACAGCGAGGGAAATAGGTTATCCTGTGACAAATGAAAAATTAAGTTTATTATAA
- a CDS encoding GNAT family N-acetyltransferase encodes MIQIIRKAKKEDIHDIMEIVNKVISEMNSYGNYQWDENYPREKDFLDDIEKEDLFICERNDIIAGFISINKCETPEYGNLNWSLNTDCLVLHRMAVNPDLRRTGIATELMDFAEEFAIKQGIKHLKTDTNSLNDKMKNLFKKLHYAFIGEVYFKGTNEPFICYEKVLSE; translated from the coding sequence GTGATTCAAATTATTAGGAAAGCTAAAAAAGAAGATATACATGATATTATGGAAATTGTAAATAAAGTTATAAGTGAAATGAACTCTTATGGAAACTATCAGTGGGATGAGAATTATCCTAGAGAAAAAGACTTTCTAGATGATATTGAAAAAGAAGATTTATTTATTTGTGAAAGAAATGATATTATTGCTGGATTTATATCTATAAATAAATGTGAAACTCCTGAATACGGAAATCTCAATTGGTCTTTAAATACAGATTGTCTAGTCCTTCATAGAATGGCTGTTAATCCTGACTTAAGACGTACAGGAATTGCTACAGAACTAATGGATTTTGCAGAAGAATTTGCCATTAAACAAGGTATTAAGCATCTAAAAACAGATACAAATTCTTTGAATGATAAGATGAAAAATCTATTTAAAAAACTCCATTATGCATTTATAGGAGAAGTTTATTTTAAAGGGACCAATGAACCTTTTATTTGTTATGAAAAAGTTTTAAGTGAGTAA
- a CDS encoding GNAT family N-acetyltransferase, with the protein MNWKIKKFHELSTDEIYKILYLRNEVFIVEQNCAYQDCDGKDQKSYHLFCENDGEIIAYLRILEKGISYNEISIGRVIVIKTHRGSGLSREMLIKAIDFVNNELHENRIRISAQKYLRTFYKSLGFKEVSEVYLEDDIPHIEMLY; encoded by the coding sequence ATGAACTGGAAAATAAAGAAATTTCATGAACTTTCTACTGATGAAATTTATAAAATTTTATATTTAAGAAATGAAGTTTTTATTGTTGAACAAAATTGTGCTTATCAAGATTGTGATGGTAAAGACCAAAAATCATATCATTTATTTTGTGAGAATGATGGAGAAATAATTGCTTACTTAAGAATTCTTGAAAAGGGTATCTCTTATAATGAGATTTCTATTGGAAGGGTTATTGTTATCAAAACTCATCGTGGTAGTGGGCTTTCTAGAGAAATGCTTATAAAGGCTATAGACTTTGTAAATAACGAGCTACATGAAAATAGAATTAGAATTTCTGCTCAAAAATATTTAAGAACTTTTTATAAAAGTTTAGGTTTTAAAGAAGTTTCCGAAGTTTATTTAGAAGATGACATTCCTCATATTGAAATGTTATATTAA
- a CDS encoding iron-containing alcohol dehydrogenase — protein sequence MENFIFKNPTKLIFGKDTIKNIGEELKKDSIEKVMLVYGKGSIFKNGVYDAVIKSLKDNNLNFVELSGVKPNPVLSKVKEAIAFGKENNIDALLPIGGGSVYDTCKAIAAGFYYGGDVWDFFEGTQKTLEKTLPIYGILTISATGSEMNSGGVITNEEEQKKWSFGHELLYPKVSVVDPSIQCSLPKNQTINGTIDTMTHVFEYYFDGIKNVDLMQEYCEGIIRTAMKHGEILMTDPENYNSRAELALSATLALNRTTGMGRCGGDWATHQIEHSVSALYDISHGAGLAIIFPAWAKYVYKHNLETFSRFGERIFNITEGTNEEKALKGIDELMNFYKKLGAPVSLKEIGVTEDALEKIADNAAMSCPFGFLKNLEREDVLEILKLAYF from the coding sequence ATGGAAAATTTTATATTTAAGAACCCGACAAAACTTATCTTTGGCAAAGATACCATAAAAAATATTGGTGAAGAACTAAAGAAAGATTCTATAGAGAAAGTTATGTTAGTTTACGGAAAAGGCTCTATATTTAAAAATGGAGTTTACGATGCAGTTATAAAATCACTAAAAGATAATAATTTAAACTTTGTTGAACTAAGTGGTGTTAAACCTAATCCTGTTCTATCTAAGGTTAAAGAAGCCATAGCTTTCGGAAAAGAAAATAATATAGATGCATTATTACCTATTGGTGGAGGAAGTGTATACGATACTTGCAAAGCCATAGCAGCAGGATTCTATTATGGTGGAGATGTTTGGGACTTTTTTGAAGGCACGCAAAAGACTCTAGAAAAAACACTTCCAATCTATGGGATACTTACAATATCAGCTACAGGTTCTGAAATGAATTCTGGTGGAGTTATAACAAATGAAGAAGAACAAAAGAAATGGAGTTTTGGTCACGAACTTTTATATCCTAAAGTTTCTGTAGTTGACCCAAGCATTCAATGCTCTCTACCTAAAAACCAAACAATAAATGGAACTATTGATACCATGACTCACGTTTTTGAATATTATTTTGATGGAATAAAAAATGTAGATTTAATGCAAGAATACTGTGAAGGAATTATTAGAACAGCTATGAAACATGGTGAAATTCTTATGACAGATCCTGAAAACTATAATTCTCGTGCAGAACTTGCTCTTAGTGCTACTCTAGCTCTAAACAGAACTACAGGCATGGGTAGATGTGGCGGAGATTGGGCTACACATCAAATAGAACATTCTGTAAGTGCCTTATATGACATTTCTCATGGTGCCGGACTTGCTATAATATTCCCAGCTTGGGCAAAATACGTTTATAAACATAACTTAGAAACCTTTAGTAGATTTGGAGAAAGAATTTTTAATATTACAGAAGGAACTAATGAAGAAAAGGCTTTAAAAGGTATAGATGAGTTAATGAACTTCTATAAGAAACTTGGTGCTCCAGTTTCCTTAAAAGAAATAGGAGTTACAGAAGATGCTTTAGAGAAAATAGCTGATAATGCAGCTATGTCTTGCCCATTTGGATTCCTTAAAAATTTAGAAAGAGAAGACGTTCTTGAAATCTTAAAATTAGCATATTTCTAA